A genome region from Trichosurus vulpecula isolate mTriVul1 chromosome 5, mTriVul1.pri, whole genome shotgun sequence includes the following:
- the LOC118851004 gene encoding tripartite motif-containing protein 43-like produces MATVLDKLQEFQREITCSICRSYFSEPVTIWCGHSFCRACLSQSWTLGATAFSCPECRQVSPVRKFPGINGLLAQLTDMGKELCSLHLQSTEGQSHCGRHQKGFKLFCEDDQTPLCVGCSRSPEHGAHKLSPVEEAAHKCRKKLQHIQSHLGKHLEEAEELLDQEERPAVDWAWMISGEYNKLHYFLKKAECQCLERIMEDQRASQERLSQHRQALQDLMLVLQEADHQPNVNLLQEVKQLLGRTESVLSQRAKIVFPELKEYPIPGMIEMLRRFRVDITMDPTAASPCVTISEDLKSVKAAEGWQVNTKHPEHSAVHAVLAEQAFSSGRQYWEVDVTQLPQWILGIHTPYLRRKRKRNVDSCDSLFLLSCVKKEEDYLLQAYPGSLNHRMKCPVPRLWQQGLELIGTANQGYPATHETGFNETKFLITRPDLKSSTLTVTAVSPGDNGIYFCSTSDTVREED; encoded by the exons ATGGCTACTGTTTTGGACAAGCTGCAGGAGTTTCAGAGGGAAATCACCTGTAGCATCTGTAGGAGCTACTTCTCTGAGCCAGTCACCATCTGGTGTGGGCACAGCTTTTGCAGAGCATGTCTCTCCCAGAGCTGGACACTTGGAGCTACAGCTTTCTCTTGCCCTGAATGCAGGCAAGTGTCCCCAGtcagaaaattcccaggaatcaATGGGCTCCTAGCACAGCTGACTGACATGGGCAAAGAGCTCTGCTCCCTGCATTTGCAGAGTACTGAAGGGCAGAGCCACTGTGGCAGGCACCAGAAAGGGTTCAAGCTCTTTTGTGAAGATGACCAGACACCATTGTGTGTGGGATGTTCCCGGAGCCCAGAGCATGGGGCTCACAAACTGTCTCCTGTGGAAGAGGCTGCTCACAAGTGCAGGAAGAAGCTGCAGCACATTCAGAGCCACTTGGGGAAGCATTTGGAGGAAGCTGAGGAACTTCTTGATCAGGAGGAGAGACCTGCTGTTGATTGGGCCTGGATGATCTCAGGAGAATATAACAAGCTACACTACTTCCTGAAGAAGGCAGAATGCCAATGTCTTGAAAGGATAATGGAAGACCAAAGGGCAAGCCAGGAAAGACTATCCCAGCATAGGCAAGCCCTCCAGGACCTCATGCTAGTTCTGCAGGAAGCTGACCACCAACCCAATGTGAATCTACTACAGGAAGTCAAGCAGTTGCTGGGAAGGACTGAGTCAGTGCTGTCCCAAAGGGCCAAGATTGTCTTCCCAGAGCTGAAGGAATACCCCATCCCTGGCATGATCGAGATGCTCAGAAGATTCAGAGTGGACATCACAATGGATCCCACAGCAGCCAGTCCCTGTGTGACTATTTCTGAAGACCTGAAGAGTGTGAAGGCTGCAGAAGGCTGGCAGGTGAACACCAAGCATCCTGAACACTCTGCTGTCCATGCTGTCCTTGCTGAGCAGGCCTTCAGCTCAGGCAGACAGTACTGGGAAGTGGATGTGACTCAACTACCTCAGTGGATACTGGGGATCCATACCCCctatttgaggaggaaaaggaagaggaatgtGGACTCCTGTGACTCTCTGTTCCTGCTTTCCTGtgtcaagaaggaagaggattacTTATTACAAGCCTATCCTGGATCGTTGAACCATCGAATGAAGTGCCCTGTGCCCAGG CTTTGGCAACAGGGCTTGGAACTTATTGGGACTGCCAACCAGGGCTACCCAGCCACCCACGAGACAGGATTTAATGAGACCAAGTTCCTTATTACTCGACCGGATTTAAAATCCTCCACTTTGACAGTGACTGCTGTGAGTCCTGGAGATAATGGCATCTATTTCTGCAGCACGAGTGACACAGTGAGAGAAGAGGATTGA
- the LOC118851005 gene encoding tripartite motif-containing protein 43-like — MATVLEKLQEFQREITCSICRSYFFQPVTICCGHSFCRSCLSQIWRLGTTAFSCPECRQVSPGKELPGVNGILAQLTDMGKELCSLHLQSTEGQRKCAKHQKAFKLFCEDDQTPLCVRCSQSPEHVAHKLSPVEEAAHEHRKKLQHLWSHLEKHFHEAEELLDQGERPTVDWAWMISGEYNKLHYFLKKAECQCLERIMEDQRASQERLSQHRQALQDLMLVLQEADHQPNVNLLQEVKQLLGRTESVLSQRAKIVFPELKEYPIPGMIEMLRRFRVDITMDPTAASPCVTISEDLKSVKAAEGWQVNTKHPEHSAVHAVLAEQAFSSGRQYWEVDVTQLPQWILGIHTPYLRRKRKRNVDSCDSLFLLSCVKKEEDYLLQAYPGSLNHRMKCPVPRVGVYLEYSSGTLVFYNVLQSSLIYAFHSIAFTEPVTPFFSPGPPLPGTKAGPMTLFPVDSHL; from the coding sequence ATGGCTACTGTTttggaaaagctgcaggagtttCAGAGGGAAATCACCTGTAGCATCTGTAGGAGCTACTTCTTTCAGCCAGTCACCATCTGCTGTGGGCACAGCTTTTGCAGATCATGTCTCTCCCAGATCTGGAGACTTGGAACTACAGCTTTCTCTTGCCCTGAATGCAGGCAAGTGTCCCCAGGCAAAGAATTGCCAGGAGTCAATGGGATCCTAGCACAGCTGACCGACATGGGCAAAGAGCTCTGCTCCCTGCATTTGCAGAGTACTGAAGGACAGAGAAAGTGTGCCAAGCACCAGAAAGCATTCAAGCTCTTTTGTGAAGATGACCAGACACCACTGTGTGTGAGATGTTCCCAAAGCCCAGAGCATGTGGCTCACAAACTGTCTCCTGTAGAAGAGGCTGCTCATGAGCACAGAAAGAAGCTTCAGCACCTTTGGAGCCACCTGGAGAAGCATTTCCACGAAGCTGAGGAACTTCTTGATCAGGGGGAGAGACCCACTGTTGACTGGGCCTGGATGATCTCAGGAGAATATAACAAGCTACACTACTTCCTGAAGAAGGCAGAATGCCAATGTCTTGAAAGGATAATGGAAGACCAAAGGGCAAGCCAGGAAAGACTATCCCAGCATAGGCAAGCCCTCCAGGACCTCATGCTAGTTCTGCAGGAAGCTGACCACCAACCCAATGTGAATCTACTACAGGAAGTCAAGCAGTTGCTGGGAAGGACTGAGTCAGTGCTGTCCCAAAGGGCCAAGATTGTCTTCCCAGAGCTGAAGGAATACCCCATCCCTGGCATGATCGAGATGCTCAGAAGATTCAGAGTGGACATCACAATGGATCCCACAGCAGCCAGTCCCTGTGTGACTATTTCTGAAGACCTGAAGAGTGTGAAGGCTGCAGAAGGCTGGCAGGTGAACACCAAGCATCCTGAACACTCTGCTGTCCATGCTGTCCTTGCTGAGCAGGCCTTCAGCTCAGGCAGACAGTACTGGGAAGTGGATGTGACTCAACTACCTCAGTGGATACTGGGGATCCATACCCCctatttgaggaggaaaaggaagaggaatgtGGACTCCTGTGACTCTCTGTTCCTGCTTTCCTGtgtcaagaaggaagaggattacTTATTACAAGCCTATCCTGGATCGTTGAACCATCGAATGAAGTGCCCTGTGCCCAGGGTTGGGGTGTACCTGGAATATTCTTCTGGCACTCTTGTCTTTTACAATGTTCTCCAGAGCTCTCTCATTTATGCATTCCACTCGATTGCTTTCACAGAGCCCGTCACACCCTTCTTTTCTCCTGGTCCCCCACTTCCAGGCACTAAGGCTGGCCCCATGACTCTCTTTCCAGTCGACTCTCATCTTTGA